One part of the Sorangiineae bacterium MSr11954 genome encodes these proteins:
- a CDS encoding zinc-ribbon domain-containing transport protein → MCSSRCSMLRALRLAAMAIAFLFTAAPLVADAASRPGGGGSYSSGGRSSGSSGGSRSSGSSGGSRSSGGGSFSGGRGYSSSGGGTYSSRGGYSSSSDGTSFAFAFAFIGILVAVAVVVFVLWLVRGGTQRKRRAILEAQYAPPAQPPRSASLEPLRARDPALTVESIVGRVQHMSVILREAWCAGDMRPARPFLSDGVLSRFQVQLELMRAEGVRNVMSDASILYTTIEGVDSHPPVDVVHVRFTARARDRNVPYTATPEQAAKALADASIEPYTEIWTLVRKQGAVTKLAPEQVGKACPQCGAPLDPQAEMIQCKYCGALACSAEHDWVLSEITQLSEWYPESYSEVPGLAALRETDPLVAREPLEDRASYLFWKWIESARKRSPAPLRKCATPDFIATRANVGPLANVRDVAIGAADCILCDPGPEDDFDHVYVKIYWSARMQPNQEPTPIQTIARLSRRAGVHAKFSMTAVVCPNCGAPLTESDTTRCDHCSTEIAAGDRAWVLDAMLPPDEVRSRAIPDQPLPDWIVPNIADPRERSVLFAQMALLMSHDGKLDKQEKKLLRTCGRRWVIPEETVAHVMSNPHAAATMPLVSASPQWFLAGLVSAALIDGKLDTQERALLDRARAALSLPHEELERQIQTLKQRLGVAA, encoded by the coding sequence GTGTGTTCGTCCCGTTGCTCCATGCTGCGTGCGCTGCGACTGGCCGCGATGGCCATCGCCTTTCTTTTCACGGCGGCGCCGCTCGTCGCCGATGCCGCGTCGCGGCCGGGCGGCGGCGGTAGCTACTCGAGCGGCGGTCGATCGAGCGGCTCCAGCGGAGGAAGCCGTTCCAGCGGCTCCAGCGGAGGCTCGCGCAGCTCGGGTGGGGGCTCCTTCTCCGGCGGCCGCGGTTACTCTTCGAGTGGCGGTGGGACCTACTCGAGCCGGGGAGGCTACAGCAGCTCCAGCGATGGGACGTCGTTCGCCTTCGCCTTTGCGTTCATCGGCATCCTGGTGGCGGTCGCCGTCGTGGTGTTCGTGCTCTGGCTCGTGCGCGGCGGAACGCAGCGAAAGCGGCGCGCCATCCTGGAGGCTCAGTACGCGCCGCCCGCGCAGCCGCCGCGGAGCGCGTCGCTCGAGCCGCTGCGCGCGCGCGATCCGGCGTTGACGGTGGAGAGCATCGTGGGGCGCGTGCAGCACATGAGCGTCATCCTGCGGGAGGCATGGTGCGCGGGCGATATGCGCCCTGCGCGCCCCTTCCTCTCCGACGGCGTGTTGAGCCGTTTTCAGGTGCAGCTCGAGCTGATGCGCGCCGAGGGCGTGCGCAACGTGATGAGCGACGCCTCGATCCTCTACACGACCATCGAGGGCGTCGACTCCCACCCGCCGGTCGACGTCGTGCACGTTCGCTTCACCGCGCGAGCGCGCGATCGCAACGTGCCGTACACCGCCACCCCGGAGCAGGCGGCCAAGGCGCTCGCCGACGCATCCATCGAGCCGTACACGGAGATCTGGACGTTGGTGCGCAAGCAGGGCGCGGTGACCAAGCTCGCGCCCGAGCAGGTGGGCAAAGCGTGCCCGCAGTGCGGCGCGCCCCTCGATCCGCAGGCGGAGATGATTCAATGCAAATACTGCGGCGCGCTCGCCTGTTCCGCCGAGCACGACTGGGTGCTCTCGGAGATCACGCAGCTGTCCGAGTGGTACCCCGAGTCGTACAGCGAGGTGCCCGGCCTGGCCGCGCTCCGCGAGACCGATCCGCTGGTCGCCCGCGAGCCCCTGGAGGACCGCGCCTCGTACTTGTTCTGGAAGTGGATCGAGTCGGCCCGAAAGCGCTCGCCCGCGCCCCTCCGCAAGTGCGCGACCCCGGACTTCATCGCGACGCGCGCCAACGTGGGCCCGCTGGCCAATGTCCGCGACGTGGCCATCGGCGCCGCCGACTGCATCCTCTGCGATCCCGGCCCCGAGGACGACTTCGATCACGTTTACGTCAAGATCTACTGGTCGGCGCGCATGCAGCCGAACCAGGAGCCCACGCCCATCCAGACCATCGCCCGCCTCTCCCGCCGCGCCGGAGTCCACGCCAAGTTCTCGATGACCGCGGTGGTCTGCCCCAACTGCGGCGCACCGCTCACCGAGAGCGACACCACCCGCTGCGATCACTGCAGCACCGAAATCGCCGCCGGCGATCGCGCGTGGGTCCTCGACGCGATGCTCCCGCCCGACGAGGTCCGCTCGCGCGCCATCCCCGATCAGCCGCTGCCCGACTGGATCGTCCCCAACATCGCCGATCCACGCGAGCGCAGCGTGCTCTTCGCCCAGATGGCCCTCTTGATGTCCCACGATGGAAAGCTCGACAAGCAGGAGAAGAAGCTCCTGCGCACCTGCGGCCGCCGCTGGGTGATCCCCGAAGAAACCGTGGCCCACGTCATGTCGAACCCCCACGCCGCTGCCACCATGCCCCTCGTGAGCGCCTCGCCCCAATGGTTCCTCGCCGGCCTCGTCTCCGCCGCCCTCATCGACGGAAAGCTCGACACCCAAGAACGCGCCCTCCTCGACCGCGCCCGCGCCGCCCTCTCTCTCCCCCACGAAGAACTCGAGCGCCAAATTCAAACGCTGAAACAGCGCCTCGGCGTGGCCGCTTAG